In Zingiber officinale cultivar Zhangliang chromosome 1A, Zo_v1.1, whole genome shotgun sequence, a genomic segment contains:
- the LOC122011829 gene encoding uncharacterized protein At5g39865-like, with product MAFNMLFSIPLHHHHHHHHLHGTALNTRHLCASGDPSKRPQPDVVVLYTTSLRAIRRTFEDCRAVRSILDGLGVAVDERDVSMDAGFRQELQVAMEGLRPFVLPQVFVGGRCLGGAAEIYAMHEAGELGRALEPVARRRDSRFSVCGGCSGVRFVPCSVCRGSRKVFVEEEGRARRCVECNENGLIRCQDCR from the coding sequence ATGGCATTCAATATGCTCTTCTCCATTcccctccaccaccaccaccaccaccaccacctccaCGGCACCGCATTGAATACGCGGCACCTTTGCGCCTCCGGCGATCCCTCCAAACGCCCCCAACCCGACGTCGTCGTCCTCTACACCACCTCTCTCCGCGCCATCCGCCGCACCTTCGAGGATTGCCGCGCCGTCCGCTCCATCCTGGACGGCCTCGGCGTAGCCGTCGACGAGCGCGACGTCTCCATGGACGCGGGGTTCCGCCAGGAGCTTCAGGTGGCGATGGAGGGCCTCCGGCCCTTCGTGCTCCCCCAGGTCTTCGTCGGCGGCCGGTGCCTCGGCGGGGCGGCGGAGATCTACGCGATGCACGAGGCCGGGGAGCTCGGGAGGGCGCTCGAACCGGTGGCACGGCGCCGGGATTCGAGATTCAGCGTCTGCGGCGGCTGCAGCGGCGTGCGGTTCGTGCCCTGCTCCGTTTGCCGGGGCAGCCGGAAGGTGTTCGTGGAGGAGGAGGGGCGCGCGCGTCGGTGCGTGGAGTGCAACGAGAACGGGTTAATACGTTGCCAGGATTGCCGTTGA